A window of Cryptomeria japonica chromosome 3, Sugi_1.0, whole genome shotgun sequence contains these coding sequences:
- the LOC131074347 gene encoding non-specific lipid transfer protein GPI-anchored 5 gives MTMAMGEGRTAAPSVPKIALAVVLFVWANQKVLCQTPTGCMGMAAKLSSCVSFLQGASNGSQNTPPESCCSAVAQAAGTTGGCLCQLLGTNSPLGFPINQTQLLIIPGACNVNVPPVDRCTNAGTPFTSSLDSPPPGSYPPSVAPTGSVSGGPTDNSSRMKGSGGVLLSRVSWMGVVAPPFLLLVIASI, from the exons ATGACAATGGCCATGGGAGAAGGAAGAACAGCAGCGCCTTCAGTGCCTAAAATAGCGCTGGCAGTGGTTTTATTTGTATGGGCAAACCAAAAAGTGTTATGTCAGACGCCTACTGGTTGTATGGGAATGGCGGCGAAGTTATCTTCTTGTGTTTCCTTTCTCCAAGGTGCTTCTAATGGCAGTCAGAACACTCCACCTGAGTCTTGTTGCAGTGCAGTTGCGCAAGCTGCGGGTACTACGGGTGGGTGCCTCTGCCAGCTTTTGGGCACCAACTCTCCGCTGGGCTTTCCAATCAATCAAACTCAGCTTCTCATCATCCCTGGAGCGTGCAATGTTAACGTGCCGCCTGTCGATCGGTGCACAA ATGCAGGAACTCCTTTCACTTCTTCGCTTGACTCTCCCCCTCCTG GCTCTTATCCTCCCTCTGTAGCTCCGACCGGAAGTGTGTCTGGTGGTCCAACTGATAATTCGAGTAGAATGAAAGGAAGTGGAGGTGTTCTCCTCTCCAGGGTTTCGTGGATGGGTGTTGTAGCACCACCATTTCTGCTTCTGGTTATTGCTTCCATATAA